A genomic segment from Alkalilimnicola ehrlichii MLHE-1 encodes:
- a CDS encoding TIGR04063 family PEP-CTERM/XrtA system glycosyltransferase, with protein MKVLHILDHSLPLHSGYTFRTAAILREQHRLGWETVHLTSPKHGVAAGADADREEWAEGLHFHRTPHTPLRVPGLGEWTLMDALTRRLHQVAAETRPDVLHAHSPALNAIPALRVGRRLGIPVVYEVRAFWEDAAVDHGTSRDQGLRYRLTRGLETRALRRADHVTTICEGLRQDIITRGIAPGRVTVIPNAVDAERFQLGGTADPALKAELGLEGCRVLGFIGSFYAYEGLDLLLQAFPRIHDQAPDVRILLVGGGSQAEALKAQARDLGIADQVVFTGRVPHDQVNRYYDLVDLLVYPRHSMRLTELVTPLKPLEAMAQGRLLVASDVGGHRELIRDGETGWLFPAGDPKALADTVLHTLARAADWPQVRANGRRFVEEERNWPASVARYQAIYRRLTGLGEAARAG; from the coding sequence ATGAAAGTGCTCCACATCCTCGACCATTCCCTGCCCCTGCACAGCGGCTACACCTTCCGCACGGCCGCCATCCTGCGCGAGCAGCACCGGCTGGGCTGGGAGACCGTGCACCTGACCAGCCCGAAACACGGGGTGGCGGCCGGCGCGGACGCCGACCGCGAGGAGTGGGCGGAGGGGTTGCACTTCCACCGCACCCCCCACACCCCCCTGCGGGTCCCCGGACTGGGCGAGTGGACCCTGATGGATGCGCTCACCCGACGCCTGCACCAGGTGGCCGCAGAGACCCGACCGGACGTCCTGCACGCCCACTCGCCGGCCCTGAACGCCATCCCCGCCCTGCGGGTGGGCCGGCGGCTGGGCATCCCGGTGGTCTACGAGGTGCGGGCCTTCTGGGAGGACGCCGCGGTGGACCATGGCACCAGCCGCGATCAGGGGCTGCGTTACCGGCTCACCCGCGGCCTGGAGACCCGCGCCCTGCGACGCGCCGACCATGTCACAACGATCTGCGAGGGGCTGCGCCAGGACATCATCACCCGCGGCATCGCCCCGGGCCGGGTCACCGTCATCCCCAACGCCGTGGACGCGGAGCGGTTCCAACTCGGCGGTACCGCCGACCCGGCCCTGAAGGCGGAACTGGGCCTGGAGGGCTGCCGGGTGCTCGGTTTCATCGGTTCCTTCTACGCCTACGAGGGGCTGGACCTGCTGCTGCAGGCCTTCCCACGCATCCACGACCAGGCCCCCGATGTCCGCATCCTGCTGGTGGGCGGGGGCAGCCAGGCGGAGGCGCTCAAGGCCCAGGCCCGGGACCTGGGCATCGCCGACCAGGTGGTCTTCACCGGCCGGGTCCCCCATGACCAGGTCAACCGCTACTATGACCTGGTGGACCTGCTGGTCTACCCGCGCCATTCCATGCGCCTGACCGAGCTGGTCACCCCGCTCAAGCCGCTGGAGGCCATGGCCCAGGGCCGGCTGCTGGTGGCCTCCGACGTGGGGGGCCACCGGGAGCTGATCCGCGATGGCGAGACCGGCTGGCTGTTCCCGGCCGGCGACCCCAAGGCCCTGGCCGATACCGTCCTGCACACCCTCGCCCGCGCCGCGGACTGGCCGCAGGTGCGCGCCAATGGCCGCCGATTTGTCGAGGAGGAGCGCAACTGGCCGGCGAGCGTGGCCCGCTATCAGGCCATCTACCGCCGCCTGACAGGGCTCGGGGAGGCCGCCCGTGCCGGCTGA
- a CDS encoding XrtA/PEP-CTERM system amidotransferase, protein MCGITGIFDLQAQRPIDVPLLEAMNQTQYHRGPDEGGLHHEPGVGLAHRRLSIIDLSSGQQPLFNEDGSVAVTYNGEIYNFPELTRTLQSAGHTFRTHCDTEVIVHAWEEWGEACVERFRGMFAFALWDRNRETLFLARDRLGIKPLYYAALPDGHLLFASELKALMAHPDLPRQLDPCAVEEYFGFGYVPEPRSIFAGVHKLPPGHTLTVRRGQGGVPASRAYWDVPFAPLPAMGEAEAAEELVRRLREAVEIRLVAEVPLGAFLSGGVDSSAVVAMMAGLSPDPVRTCSIGFDDPRYDESEYARMVAERYRTAHRLDQVNPDDFDLLGKLGALYDEPFADSSALPTYRVCEQARRQVVVALSGDGGDENLAGYRRYRHHLGEERLRGLLPLGLRRGLFGSLARVYPKADWAPRVFRAKATFQALARDAVEGYFQGVSILRDDLRRHLFSSGFRSELQGYSAVDVLRRHAAQAPTDHPLSLVQYLDMKTYLPGDILTKVDRASMAHALEVRVPILDHKLVEWMSGLPPEMKLNGSEGKHLLKKAMEPHLPHEVLYRKKRGFAVPVAEWFRGPLRQRVRDQVLGPRIGESGLFDMDFLNRLVDEHTRGARDHSPALWSLLMFDEFLAKARP, encoded by the coding sequence ATGTGCGGTATCACCGGCATCTTCGATCTCCAGGCCCAGCGCCCGATAGACGTCCCGCTGCTCGAGGCCATGAACCAGACCCAGTACCACCGGGGTCCGGACGAGGGCGGGCTGCACCACGAGCCCGGCGTCGGCCTGGCCCACCGGCGGCTCTCCATCATCGACCTGTCCAGCGGCCAGCAGCCGCTGTTCAACGAGGACGGGTCGGTGGCGGTGACCTACAACGGCGAGATCTACAACTTCCCGGAGCTCACCCGGACACTGCAGAGCGCCGGCCACACCTTCCGCACCCACTGCGACACCGAGGTCATCGTCCACGCCTGGGAGGAGTGGGGCGAGGCCTGCGTGGAGCGCTTCCGCGGCATGTTCGCCTTCGCCCTCTGGGACCGCAACCGCGAGACCCTTTTTCTGGCCCGTGACCGGCTGGGCATCAAACCGCTCTACTACGCGGCGCTGCCGGACGGGCACCTGCTCTTCGCCTCGGAGCTCAAGGCGCTCATGGCCCACCCGGATCTGCCCCGCCAGCTCGACCCCTGCGCGGTGGAGGAGTACTTCGGGTTCGGCTACGTGCCGGAGCCGCGCAGCATCTTTGCCGGGGTGCACAAGCTGCCCCCGGGCCACACCCTGACCGTGCGCCGCGGGCAGGGCGGGGTGCCGGCCAGTCGCGCCTACTGGGACGTCCCCTTCGCACCCCTGCCGGCCATGGGCGAGGCGGAGGCCGCCGAAGAGCTGGTCCGGCGCCTGCGCGAGGCGGTGGAGATCCGGCTGGTGGCGGAGGTGCCGCTGGGCGCCTTCCTCTCCGGCGGGGTGGACTCCAGCGCCGTAGTCGCCATGATGGCCGGCCTCTCCCCCGATCCGGTGCGCACCTGTTCCATCGGCTTCGACGACCCGCGCTACGACGAGTCGGAGTACGCCCGCATGGTCGCCGAGCGCTACCGGACCGCCCACCGGCTGGACCAGGTCAACCCGGACGACTTCGACCTCCTGGGCAAATTGGGCGCGCTTTACGACGAGCCCTTCGCTGACAGCTCGGCGCTGCCCACCTACCGGGTCTGCGAGCAGGCCCGCCGCCAGGTGGTGGTGGCCCTGTCCGGCGACGGCGGCGACGAAAACCTGGCCGGCTACCGGCGCTACCGCCACCACCTGGGCGAGGAGCGGTTGCGCGGCCTGCTGCCGTTGGGCCTGCGCCGGGGCCTGTTCGGCAGCCTGGCGCGGGTCTACCCCAAGGCCGACTGGGCGCCCCGGGTCTTCCGCGCCAAGGCCACCTTCCAGGCCCTGGCCCGGGACGCGGTGGAGGGCTACTTCCAAGGGGTCTCCATCCTGCGGGATGACCTGCGCCGCCACCTGTTCTCGTCCGGCTTTCGCAGCGAACTGCAGGGCTACAGCGCCGTGGACGTGCTGCGCCGGCACGCCGCACAGGCGCCCACCGATCACCCACTGTCGCTGGTGCAGTACCTGGACATGAAGACCTACCTGCCGGGGGACATCCTGACCAAGGTGGACCGGGCCAGCATGGCCCACGCCCTGGAGGTCCGGGTGCCGATCCTGGACCACAAGCTGGTGGAGTGGATGTCGGGCCTGCCGCCGGAGATGAAGCTGAACGGCAGCGAGGGCAAGCACCTGCTGAAGAAGGCCATGGAGCCGCACCTGCCCCACGAGGTGCTATACCGGAAGAAGCGCGGCTTCGCGGTGCCGGTGGCCGAGTGGTTCCGCGGCCCGTTGCGCCAGCGGGTGCGCGACCAGGTGCTGGGCCCGCGCATCGGCGAGTCCGGCCTCTTCGACATGGACTTTCTCAACCGGCTGGTGGACGAACACACCCGCGGCGCCCGTGACCACAGCCCGGCGCTGTGGTCGCTGCTGATGTTCGACGAGTTCCTGGCCAAGGCCCGACCCTGA
- a CDS encoding TIGR03088 family PEP-CTERM/XrtA system glycosyltransferase, translating into MSAARPLATAAPGDERPLVAHIIHRLDVGGMENGLVNLINHMPAERYRHAIVCMTRYTDFSQRIHRDDVSLHALHKREGKDLGVHRRLHRLLRSLRPAIVHTRNLATLEAQATAAAAGVRARIHGEHGWDIGDLDGARTKHRLMRRLARPLVGRYIALSRQQLDYLAGAIGVPEGRLHHVCNGVDTHRFRPRRRDEASPLPDGFAPEGSLVVGSVMRMQAVKAPEDLVDAFIALRERAPARFPRLRLVLVGDGPLSERVARRLAEAGVADQAWLPGARDDVAAVMRALDLFVLPSLAEGICNTVLEAMACGLPVVATEVGGNPDLVRPGETGTLVPAGDPSTLARHLQAYLDDPERRQREGEAARARAEAVFSMEAMVEGYMRVYDQALAEHPLPAVPGRRG; encoded by the coding sequence ATGAGCGCGGCCCGCCCCCTGGCAACGGCGGCCCCGGGCGACGAGCGCCCGCTGGTGGCCCATATCATCCACCGCCTGGACGTGGGCGGCATGGAGAACGGCCTGGTCAACCTGATCAACCACATGCCGGCCGAGCGCTACCGCCACGCCATCGTCTGCATGACCCGGTACACCGACTTCAGCCAGCGCATCCACCGCGATGATGTGAGCCTGCACGCCCTGCACAAGCGCGAGGGCAAGGACCTGGGGGTGCATCGGCGCCTGCACCGGCTGCTGCGGTCGTTGCGCCCGGCCATCGTCCACACCCGCAACCTCGCCACCCTGGAGGCCCAGGCCACCGCCGCGGCGGCCGGCGTGCGGGCACGCATCCACGGTGAGCACGGCTGGGATATCGGCGATCTCGACGGCGCCCGCACCAAACACCGCCTGATGCGCCGCCTGGCCCGACCGTTGGTGGGGCGCTATATCGCCCTGTCGCGCCAGCAGCTGGACTACCTGGCCGGTGCCATCGGCGTGCCGGAGGGGCGGTTGCACCACGTCTGCAACGGTGTGGACACCCACCGCTTCAGGCCCCGCCGTCGGGACGAGGCCTCGCCACTGCCGGACGGCTTCGCGCCGGAGGGCAGCCTGGTGGTGGGCAGCGTGATGCGCATGCAGGCGGTCAAGGCCCCGGAGGATCTCGTTGATGCCTTCATCGCGCTGCGCGAACGGGCACCCGCCCGCTTCCCCCGCCTGCGGCTGGTGCTGGTGGGCGACGGCCCCCTGAGCGAGCGCGTCGCCCGGCGGCTGGCGGAGGCCGGGGTGGCGGATCAGGCCTGGCTGCCCGGCGCCCGGGACGATGTGGCGGCGGTGATGCGCGCCCTGGACCTGTTCGTGTTGCCGTCACTCGCCGAGGGCATCTGCAACACCGTCCTGGAGGCCATGGCCTGCGGGCTGCCAGTGGTCGCCACCGAGGTGGGCGGCAACCCGGACCTGGTGCGGCCCGGCGAGACCGGCACGCTGGTCCCGGCAGGCGATCCGTCAACCCTCGCCCGGCACCTCCAGGCCTACCTGGACGACCCGGAACGGCGGCAGCGCGAGGGCGAGGCCGCGCGGGCCCGGGCGGAGGCGGTATTCAGCATGGAGGCCATGGTGGAGGGCTACATGAGGGTCTACGATCAGGCGCTGGCCGAACACCCCTTGCCGGCCGTGCCGGGGAGGCGGGGCTAG
- the xrtA gene encoding exosortase A — translation MAVEWSQGAGAVHPAPGWPRALTAMAVALTALLVAFFPTFTSMVETWQRSETFAHGFLIVPIVAFLVFRLRHELASLQPRPCLLAVIPLVLITLMWVMGELVDVISVRQFAAVLMVPALVWLVLGGEITRRLQFPLAYLLFAVPFGEFMVEPMMIWTADFTVGAIRLTGVPVYRDGLFFDLPTGRWSVVAACSGVRYLIASVALGTLFAYLMYRSWTRRLIFVAIAILVPIVANWLRAYGIVMIGHLSDMRLAAGVDHLLYGWVFFGVVILLMFLIGALWREDHLSTGQNSGDKTPGTGVAEPAPRTGRLVTATALALLLTVSGPLYAGWMNHRDLGEVQGLGSGPLLVEGWQAASEADAEPWTPGYRNARASRGGLVVQEEAGHAVGLHIDYYRAQHRHGNMVGWANTLAGRHRDDWRQHSGGRTAVPGIDRQGDRVLLSGPDGRRVVAWRWYWVGGRLTTSGHEVKAREALSRLLGGRDDAALVVLYADYRNDPAEAEAALAQYAAQALPQALRLLDGVAGP, via the coding sequence ATGGCCGTTGAGTGGTCGCAGGGCGCCGGGGCGGTGCACCCGGCACCGGGCTGGCCCCGGGCGCTGACCGCCATGGCGGTAGCGCTGACCGCGCTGCTGGTGGCGTTCTTCCCCACCTTCACCAGCATGGTGGAGACCTGGCAGCGCTCGGAGACCTTCGCCCACGGGTTTCTCATCGTCCCCATCGTGGCCTTCCTGGTCTTCCGCCTGCGCCATGAGCTGGCGTCTCTGCAGCCCCGGCCCTGCCTGCTGGCCGTCATCCCGCTGGTGCTGATCACCCTGATGTGGGTGATGGGCGAGCTGGTGGATGTCATCTCGGTGCGCCAGTTCGCCGCCGTGCTGATGGTCCCGGCCCTGGTCTGGCTGGTGCTCGGCGGCGAGATCACCCGCCGGCTGCAGTTCCCGCTGGCCTACCTGCTGTTCGCCGTACCCTTCGGCGAATTCATGGTGGAGCCGATGATGATCTGGACCGCCGACTTCACGGTGGGCGCCATCCGCCTCACCGGGGTCCCGGTCTACCGGGACGGCCTGTTCTTCGACCTGCCCACCGGCCGCTGGTCGGTGGTGGCCGCCTGCAGCGGCGTGCGCTACCTGATCGCCTCGGTGGCCCTGGGCACCCTGTTCGCCTATCTCATGTACCGAAGCTGGACCCGGCGGCTGATCTTCGTGGCCATCGCCATCCTCGTGCCCATCGTTGCCAACTGGCTGCGCGCCTACGGCATCGTGATGATCGGCCACCTGAGCGACATGCGCTTGGCCGCCGGGGTGGACCACCTACTCTATGGCTGGGTCTTCTTCGGGGTGGTCATCCTGTTGATGTTCCTGATCGGGGCCCTCTGGCGGGAAGACCACCTGTCCACAGGCCAGAACAGCGGGGACAAGACGCCAGGCACCGGGGTAGCCGAGCCCGCGCCCCGCACCGGGCGCCTGGTCACCGCCACCGCCCTGGCGCTGCTGCTCACTGTCAGCGGCCCACTCTATGCCGGCTGGATGAACCACCGGGACCTGGGCGAAGTGCAGGGCCTGGGCAGTGGCCCGCTGCTGGTCGAGGGCTGGCAGGCCGCGAGCGAGGCCGACGCCGAGCCCTGGACCCCCGGCTACCGTAACGCCCGCGCCAGCCGCGGCGGCCTGGTCGTCCAGGAGGAGGCCGGGCACGCCGTTGGCCTCCACATCGACTACTATCGCGCCCAGCACCGCCACGGCAACATGGTCGGCTGGGCCAACACCCTGGCCGGCCGTCACCGCGACGACTGGCGACAGCACAGCGGCGGCCGGACCGCCGTGCCCGGCATCGACCGGCAGGGCGACCGGGTGCTGCTCTCCGGCCCGGATGGCCGCCGGGTGGTGGCCTGGCGCTGGTACTGGGTGGGTGGCCGGCTGACCACCAGCGGCCACGAGGTCAAGGCACGAGAGGCCCTCAGCCGCCTGCTGGGCGGGCGGGACGACGCCGCCCTGGTGGTCCTCTACGCCGACTACCGCAACGACCCCGCGGAGGCCGAGGCCGCATTGGCGCAGTACGCGGCGCAGGCCCTGCCCCAGGCGCTCCGCCTGCTCGACGGCGTGGCGGGACCATGA
- a CDS encoding TIGR03087 family PEP-CTERM/XrtA system glycosyltransferase, with the protein MEDVLFLVHRIPWPPNKGDKIRSYHILRHLAGRYRVHLGTFVDDPADQAHVPELERLCASVCARPLPASRARTRALTGLLTGEPLTLPWYRDRTLQDWVDDTLARHRIRRALVFSSAMGQYLPDRAGELLRVVDFVDVDSDKWTQYAASKRWPMSALYRREGRRLLAYERRLAAASDASLFVSPAEAESFRGFAPESTGRVHALNNGVDARFFAPDPQRPSPYPPGTRTVVLTGAMDYWPNVDAACWFAEAVLPRLQAGLPGLQFHVVGSRPAPRVLALAQRPGVTVTGFVDDVRPWIQHAALAVAPLRIARGVQNKVLEAMALGRPVVATPQALEGLTARPGEDLLLAWDEPEAFATRVAAQLTDPDPILGKSARERVLADYDWDRNLAQLDALLDGEEAAPGVAGDLALEASHGR; encoded by the coding sequence ATGGAAGACGTGCTGTTTCTGGTCCACCGCATCCCCTGGCCCCCCAATAAGGGCGACAAGATCCGCTCTTACCATATCCTGCGCCACCTGGCCGGGCGCTACCGGGTACACCTGGGCACCTTCGTGGACGACCCGGCGGACCAGGCCCACGTGCCGGAGCTGGAACGACTCTGCGCCAGCGTCTGCGCCCGTCCGCTCCCCGCCAGCCGGGCCCGCACCCGGGCCCTCACCGGGCTGCTCACCGGCGAGCCGCTGACCCTGCCCTGGTACCGCGACCGCACCCTCCAGGACTGGGTGGACGACACCCTCGCGCGCCACCGCATCCGCCGGGCGCTGGTCTTCTCCTCGGCCATGGGCCAGTACCTGCCCGACAGGGCCGGCGAGCTGCTGCGGGTGGTGGACTTCGTGGACGTAGACTCGGACAAGTGGACCCAGTACGCCGCCAGCAAGCGCTGGCCCATGAGCGCCCTCTATCGCCGCGAGGGCCGCCGGCTGCTGGCTTACGAGCGCCGCCTGGCCGCCGCCAGTGACGCCAGTCTGTTCGTCTCGCCGGCCGAGGCGGAGAGCTTCCGCGGCTTCGCCCCGGAGAGCACCGGCCGGGTGCACGCCCTCAACAACGGCGTCGACGCCCGCTTCTTCGCCCCCGACCCGCAACGCCCCTCGCCCTACCCACCCGGCACCCGCACCGTGGTGCTGACCGGGGCCATGGACTACTGGCCCAACGTGGACGCGGCCTGCTGGTTCGCCGAGGCGGTCCTGCCCCGGCTGCAGGCCGGGCTCCCCGGATTGCAATTCCACGTGGTGGGCTCCCGGCCGGCGCCGCGGGTGCTGGCGCTGGCCCAGCGCCCCGGCGTCACGGTCACCGGTTTCGTGGACGACGTGCGCCCCTGGATTCAGCACGCGGCGCTGGCGGTGGCACCGCTGCGCATCGCCCGCGGGGTGCAGAACAAGGTACTGGAGGCCATGGCCCTGGGCCGGCCGGTGGTGGCCACCCCCCAGGCGCTGGAGGGGCTCACCGCCCGCCCCGGCGAGGACCTGCTGCTGGCGTGGGACGAGCCGGAGGCCTTCGCCACCCGGGTGGCCGCGCAACTGACCGACCCCGACCCGATCCTGGGAAAGTCGGCGCGCGAGCGGGTGCTCGCCGACTACGACTGGGATCGCAACCTGGCCCAGCTCGACGCGCTCCTGGACGGCGAAGAGGCGGCACCGGGAGTCGCCGGCGACCTGGCGCTGGAGGCGAGTCATGGCCGTTGA
- a CDS encoding FemAB family XrtA/PEP-CTERM system-associated protein yields MAPDTLQGTTVQVCTLTPEAIPRWDAYVTACPEATFFHRAGWAEVIRRAFGHPTLFLFAEREGQIVGVLPLARVKSLLFGHSLVSLPFCVYGGIVADDPGAARALDEAARAEAADQGVDHLEYRHRRPYHPDWPTKDLYVTFRKPIEPEVEANMNAIPRKQRRMVRKGIKAGLTSEVDTDETRFFPVYAGNVHRMGTPVFSRRYFRILKAVFGDDCEYLTVTRDGQPVASVLSFYFRDEVLPYYGGGTPLAREVAGYDFMYWELMRRGCEAGYRLFDFGRSKRGTGSFSFKKNWGFEPEPLHYEFELHRGDAVPDNNPLNPKYQRLIRWWQRLPLPVANAIGPYVVRNLG; encoded by the coding sequence ATGGCGCCCGACACCCTGCAAGGCACGACGGTACAGGTTTGCACCCTCACCCCGGAGGCGATCCCACGCTGGGACGCCTACGTGACCGCCTGCCCGGAGGCCACCTTTTTCCACCGCGCTGGCTGGGCGGAGGTGATCCGGCGCGCCTTCGGCCACCCCACGCTGTTCCTGTTCGCCGAGCGCGAGGGGCAAATCGTCGGGGTGCTGCCCCTGGCCCGGGTGAAGAGCCTGCTCTTCGGCCACTCGCTGGTCTCGCTGCCCTTCTGTGTCTACGGCGGCATCGTCGCCGACGACCCCGGTGCGGCCCGGGCCCTGGACGAGGCCGCCCGCGCCGAGGCGGCCGACCAGGGGGTCGACCACCTGGAATACCGGCACCGCCGTCCCTACCACCCGGACTGGCCGACCAAGGACCTGTACGTCACCTTCCGCAAGCCCATCGAGCCGGAGGTGGAGGCCAACATGAACGCCATCCCCCGCAAGCAGCGGCGGATGGTGCGCAAGGGCATCAAGGCCGGGCTGACCAGCGAGGTGGATACCGACGAGACCCGTTTCTTCCCCGTCTACGCCGGCAACGTGCACCGCATGGGGACCCCGGTCTTCAGCCGCCGCTACTTCCGCATCCTGAAGGCGGTCTTCGGCGACGACTGTGAATACCTCACGGTCACCCGCGACGGCCAGCCGGTGGCCAGCGTGCTCAGCTTCTACTTCCGCGACGAGGTGCTGCCCTACTACGGCGGCGGCACCCCGCTCGCCCGCGAGGTGGCCGGCTACGACTTCATGTACTGGGAGTTGATGCGCCGGGGTTGCGAGGCCGGCTACCGGCTGTTCGACTTCGGCCGCAGCAAGCGCGGGACCGGCTCCTTCAGCTTCAAGAAGAACTGGGGGTTCGAGCCCGAGCCGCTCCACTACGAGTTTGAGCTCCACCGGGGCGATGCCGTGCCGGACAACAACCCGCTTAACCCCAAGTACCAGCGGCTGATCCGCTGGTGGCAGCGCCTGCCGCTGCCGGTGGCCAACGCCATCGGCCCCTACGTGGTCCGCAACCTGGGGTAA
- a CDS encoding XrtA system polysaccharide deacetylase has translation MTTRQGQGRQVSDMQGVVNALTVDVEDYFQVSALAPHIPRESWSHRACRVERNLDRILALFERRDARATFFTLGWIAERYPAAVRRIVECGHELASHGYGHERVSDLGPAQFHADITRAKALLEDIGGVAVKGYRAPSFSIGRSNLWALEVLAETGHRYSSSIYPVRHDHYGMPEAPRHPHRPTGRGGILELPPATLALAGRNLPAAGGGYFRLLPYAASRGALNRINRVEGQPAVFYFHPWEIDPGQPRIPGIGLKTRFRHYLNLHRMEARLERLLHDFRWDRMDQVYASALAGEPQQATPPAAAPELA, from the coding sequence ATGACGACTAGGCAGGGACAAGGCCGCCAGGTCAGCGACATGCAGGGGGTGGTGAACGCCCTCACCGTGGACGTGGAGGACTACTTCCAGGTCTCGGCGCTGGCGCCGCACATCCCGCGCGAGAGCTGGTCGCACCGCGCCTGCCGGGTGGAACGCAATCTCGATCGGATCCTGGCTCTGTTCGAGCGCCGGGATGCCCGGGCCACCTTCTTCACCCTGGGCTGGATCGCCGAGCGCTACCCGGCGGCGGTGCGCCGCATCGTCGAGTGCGGCCACGAGCTGGCCAGCCACGGCTACGGCCATGAACGGGTCAGTGACCTGGGCCCGGCCCAGTTCCATGCCGACATCACCCGCGCCAAGGCCTTGCTGGAGGACATCGGCGGGGTCGCCGTCAAGGGCTATCGCGCCCCCAGCTTCTCCATCGGCCGGAGCAACCTCTGGGCCCTGGAGGTGCTGGCGGAGACCGGGCACCGCTACAGCTCCAGCATCTACCCGGTGCGCCACGACCACTACGGCATGCCGGAGGCACCGCGCCACCCGCACCGCCCCACCGGGCGCGGCGGTATCCTGGAGCTGCCCCCCGCCACCCTGGCACTGGCCGGGCGCAATCTTCCGGCCGCGGGCGGCGGCTACTTCCGGCTGCTGCCCTACGCGGCCTCCCGCGGCGCGCTGAACCGCATCAACCGCGTCGAGGGCCAGCCGGCGGTCTTCTACTTCCACCCTTGGGAGATCGACCCCGGCCAGCCCCGGATCCCGGGCATCGGCCTGAAGACCCGCTTTCGCCACTACCTCAATCTGCACCGCATGGAGGCGCGGCTGGAGCGGTTGCTGCACGACTTCCGCTGGGACCGGATGGACCAGGTCTACGCCAGTGCCCTTGCCGGCGAACCACAGCAGGCCACGCCGCCAGCCGCCGCGCCTGAACTCGCTTGA
- a CDS encoding XrtA/PEP-CTERM system-associated ATPase, translated as MYEDFYGLQARPFALSPDPRFFYGSKGHRRAMAYLEYGVQLEEGFIVITGEVGAGKTTLVRNLFQSLSGKPLVAAQLVSTQLDADNLLRSVCLAYGLEDAPADKAGQLRRLEQFLLRTRARGQRALLVVDEAQNLGNDAVEELRMLSNFQGEDGPLLQSFLLGQPEFRGILRSENMQQLRQRVIATYHLGPMDEVDTRAYVEHRLAQVGWTDNPRFEEAIWPLIHHYSGGIPRRVNTFCDRLFLMGFLEERHTLGPEQAETVINELEDDLGGGTAPAPAPKNRNGQDAGGLNGLELPGLDDADEALYQMDKRLHRIERYLVYNFKLTRQILAAMREAPNHNPDEQHHDD; from the coding sequence ATGTACGAGGATTTCTACGGACTGCAGGCCCGGCCGTTCGCCCTCAGCCCCGACCCCCGGTTCTTCTACGGCAGCAAGGGGCACCGCCGGGCCATGGCCTACCTGGAGTACGGCGTGCAGTTGGAGGAGGGCTTCATCGTCATCACCGGCGAGGTGGGCGCGGGCAAGACCACCCTGGTGCGCAACCTCTTCCAGAGCCTCTCCGGCAAGCCGCTGGTGGCCGCCCAACTCGTGAGCACCCAGCTGGACGCCGACAACCTGCTCCGCTCGGTCTGCCTGGCCTACGGGCTGGAGGACGCCCCGGCGGACAAGGCCGGTCAGTTGCGACGGCTGGAGCAGTTCCTGCTGCGGACCCGGGCGCGCGGACAGCGGGCCCTGCTGGTAGTGGACGAGGCCCAGAACCTGGGCAACGACGCGGTGGAGGAGTTGCGCATGCTCTCCAACTTCCAGGGCGAGGACGGCCCGCTGCTACAAAGCTTCCTACTCGGGCAGCCGGAGTTCCGGGGCATCCTGCGCAGCGAGAACATGCAGCAGCTTCGCCAGCGTGTGATCGCCACCTACCACCTCGGCCCCATGGACGAGGTGGACACCCGCGCCTACGTGGAGCACCGCCTGGCGCAGGTGGGGTGGACCGACAACCCCCGCTTCGAGGAGGCCATCTGGCCGCTCATCCATCATTATTCCGGCGGCATCCCACGGCGGGTCAACACCTTCTGCGACCGGCTGTTCCTGATGGGCTTCCTGGAGGAGCGCCACACCTTGGGGCCGGAGCAGGCCGAGACGGTGATCAATGAGTTGGAGGATGACCTGGGGGGTGGAACGGCACCGGCCCCTGCGCCGAAGAACCGGAACGGGCAGGATGCCGGGGGCCTGAATGGCCTGGAGCTGCCCGGGCTCGATGACGCCGACGAGGCGCTCTACCAGATGGACAAGCGCCTGCACCGCATCGAGCGCTACTTGGTCTATAACTTCAAGCTCACGCGCCAGATCCTCGCCGCCATGCGCGAGGCGCCAAACCACAACCCGGACGAGCAGCACCATGACGACTAG